The proteins below are encoded in one region of Chaetodon trifascialis isolate fChaTrf1 chromosome 11, fChaTrf1.hap1, whole genome shotgun sequence:
- the LOC139338445 gene encoding myosin-7-like, with product MGDAAMKEFGAAAPYLRKSDKERLEAQTRPFDMKKECFVPDPEVEYVKASITSRDGDKVTADTEFGKTVTVKDCDVHPQNPPKFDKIEDMAMFTFLHEPAVLFNLKERYAAWMIYTYSGLFCVTVNPYKWLPVYNQEVVVAYRGKKRSEAPPHIFSISDNAYQYMLSDRENQSILITGESGAGKTVNTKRVIQYFASIAAVPGGKKDQAAEKKGTLEDQIIQANPALEAFGNAKTIRNDNSSRFGKFIRIHFDNRGKLASADIETYLLEKSRVTYQLKAERDYHIFYQILSQAKPELLEMLLITNNPYDYAFISQGETTVQSINDSEELMATDDAFDVLGFIQEEKNGIYKLTGAIMHHGNMKFKQKQREEQAEADGTEDADKVAYLMGLNSADLIKGLCHPRVKVGNEWVTKGQNVAQVYYAVGALSKAVYEKMFLWMVVRINQSLDTKQPRQYFIGVLDIAGFEIFDFNTFEQLCINFTNEKLQQFFNHHMFVLEQEEYKKEGIEWTFIDFGMDLQACIDLIEKPLGIMSILEEECMFPKASDATFKAKLYDNHLGKSNNFQKPRVVKGKPEAHFALMHYAGTVDYNINNWLVKNKDPLNETVVALYQKSTLKLLALLFANYAGADSVQETSGKGKGGGSKKKGSSFQTVSALHRENLNKLMTNLRSTHPHFVRCIIPNETKTPGAMENPLVMHQLRCNGVLEGIRICRKGFPNRILYGDFKQRYRILNPSAIPEGQFIDNKKASEKLLGSLDIDHNQYKLGHTKVFFKAGLLGLLEEMRDDRLALIITRIQARSRGVLARIEFQKIVERRDALLVIQWNIRAFMGVKNWPWMKMYFKIKPLLKSAETEKEMANMKEEFGKLKEAYAKSEARRKELEEKMVTLLQEKNDLQLQVQSEQDNLCDAEERCEGLIKSKIQLEAKLKELTERLEDEEEMNAELTAKKRKLEDECSELKKDIDDLELTLAKVEKEKHATENKVKNLTEEMAALEEIIAKLTKEKKALQEAHQQTLDDLQSEEDKVNTLTKAKAKLEQQVDDLEGSLEQEKKVRMDLERAKRKLEGDLKLSQESIMDLENDKQQLEERLKKKDFEISQLTGKIEDEQAMSAQLQKKLKELQARIEELEEELEAERAARAKVEKQRADLSREMEEISERLEEAGGATAAQIEMNKKREAEFQKLRRDLEESTLQHEATTATLRKKQADSVADLGEQIDNLQRVKQKLEKEKSELRLELDDVISNMEHIVKSKNNLEKMCRSLEDQMTEYKTKSEEGQRTINDFNMQKAKLQTENGELARQLEEKDSLVSQLTRGKQSNTQQIEDLKRQLEEEVKAKNALAHAVQSSRHDCDLLREQYEEEQEAKAELQRSMSKANSEVAQWRTKYETDAIQRTEELEEAKKKLAQRLQEAEEAVEAVNAKCSSLEKTKHRLQNEIEDLMVDVERSNAAAAALDKKQRNFDKVLAEWKQKYEESQTELESSQKDARSLSTELFKLKNSYEESLEHLETMKRENKNLQEEISDLTEQIGESGKSIHELEKIRKQLEQEKSEIQTALEEAEASLEHEEGKILRVQLEFNQVKADIERKLAEKDEEMEQAKRNQQRTVDTLQSSLEAETRSRNEALRLKKKMEGDLNEMEIQLSQANRQAAEAQKQLKAVHSHLKDAQLQLDDSLRANDDLKENIAIVERRNNLLQAEVEELRVALEQTERSRKLAEQELLDVSERVQLLHSQNTSLLNQKKKLEADTSQLQTEVEEAVQECRNAEEKAKKAITDAAMMAEELKKEQDTSAHLERMKKNMEQTIKDLQHRLDEAEQIAMKGGKKQVQKLEARVRELENEVESEQKKASDAVKGVRKYERRIKELTYQTEEDRKNLVRLQDLVDKLQLKVKSYKKSAEEAEEQANNNLTKFRKIQHELDEAEERADIAESQVNKLRAKSRDVGSKKGHDEE from the exons ATGGGTGATGCTGCCATGAAAGAGTTTGGGGCTGCTGCTCCTTATCTGAGAAAGTCAGATAAGGAGCGTCTGGAAGCCCAAACGCGCCCCTTCGACATGAAGAAGGAGTGCTTCGTCCCTGACCCCGAGGTTGAGTACGTCAAGGCTTCCATTACAAGTCGTGATGGTGACAAAGTCACTGCTGACACTGAATTTGGAAAG ACTGTCACAGTGAAGGACTGCGATGTGCACCCTCAAAATCCACCAAAGTTTGATAAAATTGAGGACATGGCGATGTTCACCTTCCTCCATGAGCCCGCTGTGCTGTTTAACCTCAAAGAGCGTTACGCTGCATGGATGATTTAC ACCTACTCTGGGCTGTTCTGTGTGACTGTCAACCCCTACAAGTGGCTGCCAGTCTACAACCAGGAAGTGGTTGTTGCCtacagaggaaagaagagaagtGAAGCTCCCCCTCATATCTTCTCCATCTCTGACAATGCCTACCAGTACATGCTGTCAG acagagaaaaccagTCAATCCTCATCAC TGGAGAATCCGGTGCTGGAAAGACTGTCAACACTAAGCGTGTCATTCAGTACTTTGCCAGCATCGCGGCTGTACCAGGTGGGAAGAAAGATCAAGCAGCTGAGAAGAAG GGCACCCTGGAGGATCAAATCATCCAGGCTAACCCTGCTCTGGAGGCCTTTGGGAACGCCAAGACCATCAGGAATGACAACTCCTCCAGATTT GGTAAATTTATTCGCATTCATTTTGACAACCGAGGAAAGCTGGCATCTGCTGATATTGAAACTT ACCTTTTGGAGAAGTCTCGTGTAACCTACCAGCTCAAAGCTGAGAGGGACTACCACATTTTCTACCAGATCCTATCTCAGGCAAAGCCTGAACTTCTGG AAATGTTGCTTATTACCAACAACCCCTATGACTACGCCTTCATCTCCCAAGGAGAGACAACAGTACAGTCCATCAATGATTCTGAAGAGCTGATGGCCACTGAT GATGCCTTTGATGTGCTGGGCTTCATTCAAGAGGAGAAGAATGGCATTTACAAGCTGACCGGTGCCATCATGCATCACGGCAACATGAAGTTTAAGCAGAAGCAGCGAGAGGAGCAGGCAGAGGCTGATGGCACTGAGG ATGCTGACAAAGTAGCTTATCTGATGGGCCTGAACTCTGCTGACCTCATCAAAGGTCTCTGTCACCCAAGAGTCAAAGTAGGAAATGAGTGGGTCACCAAGGGACAAAATGTCGCTCAG GTGTACTATGCTGTTGGTGCACTGTCTAAGGCAGTGTATGAAAAGATGTTTCTGTGGATGGTGGTGAGAATCAACCAATCCCTGGACACTAAGCAGCCCCGCCAGTATTTTATTGGTGTGCTGGACATCGCTGGATTTGAGATCTTTGAT TTCAACACCTTTGAGCAGCTGTGCATCAACTTCACAAATGAAAAACTGCAACAGTTTTTCAACCACCACATGTTTGTGCTGGAGCAGGAAGAGTACAAGAAAGAGGGCATTGAATGGACATTCATTGATTTTGGCATGGACTTGCAGGCCTGTATTGACCTGATTGAAAAG CCCTTGGGTATCATGTCCATCCTTGAAGAGGAGTGCATGTTTCCCAAAGCCTCTGATGCCACCTTTAAAGCTAAGCTCTATGACAACCATCTGGGGAAATCAAACAACTTCCAGAAGCCCAGAGTTGTCAAAGGAAAACCAGAGGCCCATTTTGCCCTGATGCACTACGCTGGAACTGTTGATTATAATATCAACAACTGGCTGGTGAAGAACAAAGATCCTCTGAATGAGACTGTTGTCGCACTGTACCAGAAGTCGACTCTCAAGCTGTTAGCTTTGCTCTTTGCAAATTATGCTGGAGCAGATTCAG TTCAAGAGACTAGTGGGAAGGGCAAAGGTGGTGGGAGCAAGAAGAAAGGTTCATCCTTCCAAACGGTATCAGCCTTACACAGG GAGAACCTGAACAAGCTGATGACCAACTTGAGGTCTACTCACCCTCACTTTGTACGCTGCATCATCCCCAATGAGACCAAGACTCCTGGGGCCATGGAGAATCCTCTGGTGATGCACCAGCTGCGCTGCAACGGTGTGCTGGAAGGCATCAGGATCTGCAGAAAGGGCTTCCCCAACAGGATCCTCTACGGAGATTTCAAACAGAG ATACCGCATTTTGAATCCAAGTGCTATCCCTGAGGGACAATTCATTGATAACAAGAAGGCTTCTGAGAAACTGTTGGGTTCTCTGGATATTGACCACAACCAGTACAAACTGGGCCACACTAAG GTCTTCTTCAAAGCTGGGTTACTTGGTCTGCTGGAGGAGATGCGAGATGACCGTTTAGCTCTAATTATCACCAGAATCCAGGCAAGGTCACGAGGTGTTCTGGCAAGAATTGAATTCCAGAAGATTGTCGAACGGAG GGATGCACTACTTGTGATCCAGTGGAACATCCGTGCTTTCATGGGGGTCAAGAATTGGCCCTGGATGAAGATGTATTTCAAGATTAAACCTCTGTTGAAGTCAGCAGAGACTGAGAAGGAGATGGCCAACATGAAAGAAGAGTTTGGAAAACTCAAAGAGGCTTATGCAAAATCTGAAGCCCGCAGGAAGGAACTTGAAGAAAAAATGGTCACTCTTCTCCAAGAGAAAAATGACCTGCAGCTCCAAGTTCAATCC GAACAAGACAATCTCTGTGATGCTGAAGAAAGATGTGAGGGGTTGATAAAGAGCAAGATTCAGCTGGAGGCAAAGCTCAAAGAGCTGACAGAAAGActggaggacgaggaggagatgAATGCTGAGCTTACTgcgaagaagaggaagctggaaGATGAGTGTTCTGAGCTGAAGAAAGACATCGATGACTTAGAGTTAACTCTGGCtaaagtggagaaagaaaagcatgcCACTGAGAACAAG GTCAAGAACCTGACTGAGGAGATGGCTGCTTTGGAAGAGATCATCGCCAAGCTGACCAAGGAAAAGAAAGCCCTACAGGAAGCTCATCAGCAAACGCTGGATGATCTGCAGAgtgaagaagacaaagtcaacactCTGACCAAGGCCAAGGCTAAGCTGGAGCAGCAAGTGGACGAT CTTGAAGGATCCCTTGAGCAAGAGAAGAAAGTGCGTATGGACCTTGAGAGAGCAAAGCGGAAGCTTGAGGGGGACCTAAAATTATCTCAAGAGAGTATCATGGACCTGGAAAATGACAAGCAGCAACTTGAAGAGAGGCTGAAAAA GAAAGATTTTGAAATCAGCCAACTCACTGGCAAAATAGAAGATGAACAAGCAATGAGTGCCCAGCTCCAGAAAAAATTGAAGGAGTTGCAG GCCCGCattgaggagctggaggaagagcttGAAGCAGAGCGAGCTGCCAGAGCCAAggtggagaaacagagagcagacttgtccagagagatggaggagatcagtgagaggctggaggaggctggTGGAGCAACAGCTGCCCAGATTGAGATGAACAAGAAGAGGGAGGCTGAATTCCAGAAACTCCGCAGAGACCTTGAAGAGTCCACTCTGCAGCATGAAGCCACCACTGCCACACTCAGGAAGAAACAAGCTGACAGTGTTGCTGACCTGGGAGAGCAGATTGACAACCTGCAGAGAGTCAAGCAGAaactggagaaggagaagagtgaGCTCAGACTGGAGCTGGATGATGTCATCTCCAATATGGAACATATCGTGAAGTCAAAA aataaTTTGGAGAAAATGTGCAGGTCTCTAGAAGACCAGATGACTGAATATAAAACGAAGTCAGAAGAGGGCCAGCGTACCATCAATGACTTCAACATGCAGAAAGCAAAGCTTCAAACTGAGAATG GTGAACTTGCAAGGCAGCTTGAGGAAAAGGATTCCCTTGTGTCTCAACTGACCAGAGGAAAACAATCCAACACTCAACAAATTGAAGACCTTAAAAGACAACTGGAGGAGGAAGTCAAG GCCAAAAATGCATTAGCCCATGCAGTGCAGTCTTCTCGCCATGACTGTGACCTGCTCAGGGAGCAgtatgaggaggagcaggaggcgaAGGCTGAACTGCAGCGCAGCATGTCCAAGGCCAACTCTGAGGTGGCTCAGTGGAGAACTAAGTACGAAACTGATGCCATCCAGAGaactgaggagctggaggaggccaa AAAGAAGTTGGCTCAGCGTCTGCAGGAGGCTGAGGAAGCTGTTGAAGCGGTGAACGCTAAATGTTCCTCTCTGGAGAAGACCAAACACAGGCTGCAGAATGAGATTGAAGATCTCATGGTGGATGTGGAGAGGTctaacgctgctgctgctgctctggacaAGAAGCAAAGAAACTTTGACAAG GTTTTGGCAGAATGGAAACAGAAGTATGAGGAGTCTCAGACTGAGCTGGAAAGCTCTCAGAAGGACGCCAGATCTCTGAGCACTGAGCTCTTCAAACTGAAGAATTCCTATGAAGAATCTCTGGAACATCTGGAGACCATGAAGAGAGAGAATAAGAATCTGCAGG AGGAAATATCTGACCTCACTGAGCAAATTGGGGAGAGTGGAAAGAGTATTCATGAGCTTGAGAAGATTCGAAAACAGCTGGAACAAGAGAAGTCTGAGATACAAACTGCcctggaggaagcagag GCCTCACTGGAGCATGAGGAAGGGAAGATTCTCAGAGTCCAGCTTGAATTCAACCAGGTTAAGGCTGATATTGAGCGCAAGCTGGCCgagaaagatgaagagatgGAGCAAGCAAAGAGAAACCAACAGCGAACTGTGGATACTCTGCAGAGCTCTCTTGAGGCTGAGACTCGCAGCAGGAATGAGGCCCTCCgtctgaagaagaagatggagggagaccTCAATGAGATGGAGATCCAGCTTAGCCAGGCCAACAGGCAGGCAGCTGAGGCCCAGAAACAACTGAAGGCTGTTCATTCGCATCTAAAG GATGCTCAGCTCCAGCTTGATGACTCTCTGCGAGCCAATGATGATCTTAAAGAGAACATTGCCATTGTTGAGAGACGTAACAACCTGCTTCAGGCTGAAGTGGAGGAGCTCAGGGTTGCTCTGGAGCAAACTGAGAGAAGTCGTAAACTTGCTGAGCAAGAGCTGCTGGATGTTAGTGAGAgggtgcagctgctgcactcaCAG AACACCAGCCTATTAAACCaaaagaagaagctggaggctGACACATCCCAGCTTCAGACTGAAGTGGAGGAAGCAGTGCAGGAGTGCAGAAACGCAGAGGAAAAGGCCAAGAAGGCCATTACTGATGCTGCCATGAtggcagaggagctgaagaaagagCAGGACACCAGCGCTCACCTGGAGCGTATGAAGAAGAACATGGAGCAAACCATCAAAGATCTGCAGCACCGTCTGGATGAAGCTGAACAGATCGCCATGAAGGGAGGCAAGAAGCAGGTGCAGAAGCTCGAGGCCAGG GTCAGGGAACTTGAAAATGAGGTAGAGAGTGAACAAAAAAAGGCAAGTGATGCTGTAAAAGGAGTACGAAAGTATGAAAGACGCATCAAGGAGCTTACCTATCAG ACAGAAGAGGACCGTAAAAATCTAGTCCGTCTTCAAGATTTGGTGGACAAGCTGCAGCTAAAGGTCAAATCCTATAAGAAGTCTGCTGAGGAGGCT GAGGAACAGGCCAACAATAATCTGACCAAGTTTCGTAAGATTCAGCATGAGCTTGATGAAGCAGAAGAGAGAGCTGACATTGCTGAGTCTCAGGTCAACAAGCTACGTGCCAAGAGCCGTGATGTGGGCTCAAAG aaaGGACATGATGAAGAGTGA